A single region of the Kocuria rosea genome encodes:
- the urtA gene encoding urea ABC transporter substrate-binding protein: MTVPARRALIPALVAATLLTGCGAKYDPRPSAEAAQAPSSSCVDTSGNSVKVGLLNSLSGTMAVSETTVNRSLNLAIEEINADGGVLGKELDPVTEDGASEPTVFAEKAAKLIRQDCVAAVFGGWTSASRKAMLPVFEAQDSLLFYPVQYEGLEASPNIFYTGATTNQQIVPALDHLREQGHRRIFLVGSDYVFPRTANRIINAYAAAHGMEVVGEEYVPMGSTEFSTIVNKLLASDADAVFNTLNGDSNVAFFRQYTSVGLEAGEMPVVSVSVAEEEVPGIGVENVAGQLTSWNYYQTVDTPENERFVRAFQDRYGAGRVTSDPMEAAYTSVHLWRAMVEKAGSFDVDAVREAADGTVVEAPEGTVEVDGETQHVTKTPRIGRIREDGLIETVEEAAEPVVPDPFLTGYDWADGVSG; encoded by the coding sequence ATGACGGTCCCCGCACGGCGCGCTCTGATCCCGGCCCTCGTGGCCGCCACGCTCCTCACGGGGTGCGGCGCGAAGTACGACCCGCGGCCGAGCGCAGAGGCGGCCCAGGCGCCCTCGAGCTCGTGCGTGGACACCTCCGGGAACAGCGTGAAGGTGGGGCTGCTCAACTCCCTCTCGGGCACGATGGCCGTGAGCGAGACGACCGTCAACCGTTCCCTGAACCTGGCGATCGAGGAGATCAACGCCGACGGCGGGGTGCTCGGCAAGGAGCTCGACCCCGTCACCGAGGACGGCGCGAGCGAGCCGACGGTGTTCGCGGAGAAGGCCGCCAAGCTGATCCGGCAGGACTGCGTGGCCGCGGTGTTCGGCGGCTGGACCTCCGCGAGCCGCAAGGCCATGCTCCCGGTCTTCGAGGCCCAGGACTCGCTGCTGTTCTACCCGGTGCAGTACGAGGGGCTCGAGGCCTCCCCCAATATCTTCTACACCGGGGCCACCACCAACCAGCAGATCGTCCCGGCCCTCGACCACCTGCGGGAGCAGGGGCACCGGCGGATCTTCCTGGTGGGCAGCGACTACGTCTTCCCCCGCACGGCGAACCGGATCATCAACGCCTACGCCGCGGCCCACGGCATGGAGGTGGTGGGCGAGGAGTACGTGCCGATGGGCTCGACCGAGTTCTCGACCATCGTCAACAAGCTCCTGGCCTCGGACGCCGACGCGGTGTTCAACACCCTCAACGGCGACTCCAACGTGGCGTTCTTCCGCCAGTACACCTCCGTGGGCCTCGAGGCCGGCGAGATGCCCGTGGTGTCCGTGTCGGTCGCGGAGGAGGAGGTCCCCGGGATCGGCGTGGAGAACGTCGCCGGTCAGCTGACCTCCTGGAACTACTACCAGACCGTCGACACCCCCGAGAACGAGCGGTTCGTGCGGGCGTTCCAGGACCGGTACGGCGCCGGGCGGGTCACGAGCGACCCCATGGAGGCCGCCTACACGTCCGTGCACCTGTGGCGGGCGATGGTCGAGAAGGCCGGGTCCTTCGACGTCGACGCCGTGCGCGAGGCCGCCGACGGGACCGTGGTCGAGGCCCCCGAGGGCACCGTCGAGGTGGACGGGGAGACCCAGCACGTCACCAAGACCCCGCGCATCGGCCGGATCCGCGAGGACGGGCTGATCGAGACGGTCGAGGAGGCCGCCGAGCCCGTGGTCCCCGACCCGTTCCTGACCGGCTACGACTGGGCCGACGGCGTCTCCGGCTGA